In a single window of the Drosophila willistoni isolate 14030-0811.24 unplaced genomic scaffold, UCI_dwil_1.1 Seg6.1, whole genome shotgun sequence genome:
- the LOC124461695 gene encoding uncharacterized protein LOC124461695 isoform X3 produces MRRHFEQRNWKFGEKFAVYLDDKLMLANNINIDEEELLDKVIEGIPDKGLRTQARIQCFANPKQMLAAFAEIHLEDIRRATKNENETGRANKLQEMRCRRCNIKGHLVKDCNRPDRVPGSCFICGSMDHWAAKCPDRKGSRETNGLNRTNQSSNNFFP; encoded by the exons ATGCGTCGTCATTTCGAACAGCGTAATTGGAAGTTTGGCGAAAAGTTTGCAGTTTATCTGGACGACAAACTAATGTTAGCCAACAATATTAACATCGATGAAGAGGAGCTCCTTGATAAAGTTATCGAGGGTATACCTGACAAGGGATTACGCACTCAAGCACGGATCCAATGTTTCGCCAACCCTAAGCAGATGTTAGCTGCTTTCGCTGAGATACATCTAGAGGACATTCGACGCGcaactaaaaatgaaaacgaaactGGCAGAGCAAACAAGCTCCAAGAGATGCGCTGTCGTAGATGTAACATTAAAGGACACCTGGTGAAGGACTGCAACAGGCCGGACCGTGTACCAGGCTCTTGTTTCATCTGTGGATCCATGGACCATTGGGCGGCCAAATGTCCAGATAGGAAGGGCAGCCGTGAAACTAATGGACTCAACCGTACGAACCAGAGCAGCAACAATTTC TTTCCTTAA
- the LOC124461695 gene encoding uncharacterized protein LOC124461695 isoform X2 — MRRHFEQRNWKFGEKFAVYLDDKLMLANNINIDEEELLDKVIEGIPDKGLRTQARIQCFANPKQMLAAFAEIHLEDIRRATKNENETGRANKLQEMRCRRCNIKGHLVKDCNRPDRVPGSCFICGSMDHWAAKCPDRKGSRETNGLNRTNQSSNNFRAS; from the exons ATGCGTCGTCATTTCGAACAGCGTAATTGGAAGTTTGGCGAAAAGTTTGCAGTTTATCTGGACGACAAACTAATGTTAGCCAACAATATTAACATCGATGAAGAGGAGCTCCTTGATAAAGTTATCGAGGGTATACCTGACAAGGGATTACGCACTCAAGCACGGATCCAATGTTTCGCCAACCCTAAGCAGATGTTAGCTGCTTTCGCTGAGATACATCTAGAGGACATTCGACGCGcaactaaaaatgaaaacgaaactGGCAGAGCAAACAAGCTCCAAGAGATGCGCTGTCGTAGATGTAACATTAAAGGACACCTGGTGAAGGACTGCAACAGGCCGGACCGTGTACCAGGCTCTTGTTTCATCTGTGGATCCATGGACCATTGGGCGGCCAAATGTCCAGATAGGAAGGGCAGCCGTGAAACTAATGGACTCAACCGTACGAACCAGAGCAGCAACAATTTC CGTGCCTCATAG
- the LOC124461695 gene encoding uncharacterized protein LOC124461695 isoform X1 encodes MRRHFEQRNWKFGEKFAVYLDDKLMLANNINIDEEELLDKVIEGIPDKGLRTQARIQCFANPKQMLAAFAEIHLEDIRRATKNENETGRANKLQEMRCRRCNIKGHLVKDCNRPDRVPGSCFICGSMDHWAAKCPDRKGSRETNGLNRTNQSSNNFIRGVQFP; translated from the exons ATGCGTCGTCATTTCGAACAGCGTAATTGGAAGTTTGGCGAAAAGTTTGCAGTTTATCTGGACGACAAACTAATGTTAGCCAACAATATTAACATCGATGAAGAGGAGCTCCTTGATAAAGTTATCGAGGGTATACCTGACAAGGGATTACGCACTCAAGCACGGATCCAATGTTTCGCCAACCCTAAGCAGATGTTAGCTGCTTTCGCTGAGATACATCTAGAGGACATTCGACGCGcaactaaaaatgaaaacgaaactGGCAGAGCAAACAAGCTCCAAGAGATGCGCTGTCGTAGATGTAACATTAAAGGACACCTGGTGAAGGACTGCAACAGGCCGGACCGTGTACCAGGCTCTTGTTTCATCTGTGGATCCATGGACCATTGGGCGGCCAAATGTCCAGATAGGAAGGGCAGCCGTGAAACTAATGGACTCAACCGTACGAACCAGAGCAGCAACAATTTC ATTCGGGGAGTCCAGTTTCCTTAA
- the LOC124461696 gene encoding CCHC-type zinc finger nucleic acid binding protein-like — MRCRRCNIKGHLVKDCNRPDRVPGSCFICGSMDHWAAKCPDRKGSRETNGLNRTNQSSNNFRAS, encoded by the exons ATGCGCTGTCGTAGATGTAACATTAAAGGACACCTGGTGAAGGACTGCAACAGGCCGGACCGTGTACCAGGCTCTTGTTTCATCTGTGGATCCATGGACCATTGGGCGGCCAAATGTCCAGATAGGAAGGGCAGCCGTGAAACTAATGGACTCAACCGTACGAACCAGAGCAGCAACAATTTC CGTGCCTCATAG